From the Solanum pennellii chromosome 4, SPENNV200 genome, one window contains:
- the LOC107018369 gene encoding uncharacterized protein LOC107018369 produces the protein MGLRLHSLSVHNFSSITTTGSLKSRDCIKPARRVLKVSSALVETAASIAVAATLVGAATTILVKRNKSSEAIEAPVRICEDCGGSGVCAECRGEGFVLKKMSDENAERARLMAKNAATRYTAGLPKKWGYCMKCNAARSCSSCGGVGKLN, from the exons aTGGGACTCAGATTGCATTCTCTCTCTGTACAcaatttttcttctattacaA CAACTGGATCATTGAAATCTAGAGATTGTATCAAACCTGCTAGGAGAGTGCTGAAGGTATCTTCCGCGCTAGTAGAAACCGCAGCATCTATTGCAGTTGCTGCTACTCTTGTGGGAGCTGCAACAACTATTCTTGTAAAGAGAAATAAATCTTCTGAAGCAATCGAG GCCCCGGTGAGAATCTGTGAGGATTGCGGTGGCTCTGGGGTATGCGCAGAATGCAGAGGGGAAGGATTTGTGCTAAAAAAGATGTCGGATGAAAATGCTGAAAGAGCGAGACTAATGGCAAAGAATGCAGCTACCAGATATACAGCAGG ACTTCCGAAAAAGTGGGGCTACTGTATGAAATGCAATGCTGCTCGATCTTGTAGTTCATGTGGCGGCGTTGGCAAGTTGAACTAA
- the LOC107015917 gene encoding uncharacterized protein LOC107015917: MGKKLSRKNGVGKAPGSITLREESGVKKKQTHVNAKSMLKLEHIKDIATWASGEGSIPSLGAFFGQRLAVSAESLGVPPDPSLFTCQRCESILQAGYNCTARIEKNKRKARKKYKTSGISPKNSVVYECHFCSHRNLKRGTPRGYMKSLYPAKPKTLTVDPAKSATPKAKVDPTESAMQRSEHLGMLVASIDKAKFDPTESAMHKSEHLDMSMASTDKARVDPTESAMQKSDHLDTSVASIDKTRIDATESATQKSEQFDALGGSTTDVIVSSELVGDGPMAGPATPLSTVTVTSLLDSKKRKRNRTGSKKKAEPQDGSSMTDAEKTVSTSSKRKKKSWTSLKEIAESQSSNSRKFSNISVPFIL, encoded by the exons ATGGGTAAGAAATTATCGAGGAAGAATGGAGTTGGTAAAGCACCTGGTTCAATTACATTAAGAGAAGAATCAGGTGTGAAGAAGAAACAAACTCATGTTAATGCGAAATCGATGCTGAAATTGGAGCATATAAAGGATATTGCTACCTGGGCTAGTGGAGAAGGTTCCATACCTTCACTTGGTGCGTTTTTTGGGCAGAGATTAGCTGTATCAGCTGAGTCTTTGGGTGTTCCACCTGACCCTTCATTATTTACTTGTCAAAG GTGTGAATCTATCCTTCAGGCTGGCTACAATTGTACAGCACGGATtgagaagaacaaaagaaaggCACGAAAGAAATACAAGACATCCGGTATTTCCCCGAAGAATTCTGTTGTATATGAGTGTCATTTCTGCTCACATCGGAATCTAAAGAGAGGAACCCCAAGAGGCTATATGAAAAGCCTATATCCTGCTAAACCAAAAACTTTAACAGTTGACCCTGCTAAATCAGCAACCCCAAAGGCAAAAGTTGATCCTACTGAATCAGCAATGCAAAGATCTGAACATTTGGGCATGTTAGTGGCTAGTATCGATAAGGCAAAATTTGATCCTACTGAATCAGCAATGCATAAGTCTGAACATTTGGATATGTCAATGGCTAGTACTGATAAGGCAAGAGTTGATCCTACTGAATCAGCAATGCAAAAGTCTGATCATTTGGATACGTCAGTGGCTAGTATTGATAAGACAAGAATTGACGCTACTGAATCAGCAACCCAAAAGTCTGAACAGTTCGACGCTTTAGGGGGAAGTACCACAGATGTAATAGTTTCATCTGAACTAGTTGGAGATGGTCCTATGGCTGGTCCTGCAACTCCATTGTCAACAGTTACGGTTACTTCTCTGTTGGATtcaaagaagaggaaaagaaatAGAACAGGGTCCAAGAAGAAAGCTGAACCTCAGGATGGTTCATCCATGACAGATGCTGAGAAGACTGTCTCAACATCCAGTAAGAGAAAGAAGAAGTCTTGGACTAGTTTGAAGGAAATTGCTGAAAGTCAGAGTAGCAATAGTAGGAAGTTCTCCAATATATCTGTTCCATTTATTCTTTGA
- the LOC107018368 gene encoding tropinone reductase 2 — MAAGRWNLEGCTALVTGGSRGIGYGIVEELASHGASVYTCSRNQKELNECLIQWRNKGFKVEASVCDLSSRSEREEFIKTVANHFDGKLNILVNNAGIVIYKEAKDYTMEDYSLIMSINFEAAYHLSVLAHPFLKASHRGNVVFISSISGASALPYEAVYGATKGAMDQLTRCLAFEWAKDNIRVNGVAPGVIASSMVDMTIQDPEQKENLDKLIDRCALHRMGEPKELAAVVAFLCFPAASYVTGQIIYVDGGFMANGGF; from the exons ATGGCAGCAGGAAGATGGAATCTTGAAGGCTGCACTGCCCTTGTTACTGGTGGTTCTAGAGGCATAGG GTATGGGATAGTAGAGGAACTAGCAAGTCATGGTGCATCAGTTTATACATGTTCACGTAATCAAAAGGAGCTTAATGAGTGTTTAATTCAATGGAGAAACAAAGGTTTTAAAGTTGAAGCTTCTGTTTGTGACTTATCATCAAGATCTGAAAGAGAGGAGTTCATCAAGACTGTTGCTAATCATTTTGATGGAAAACTCAATATTTTG GTTAATAATGCTGGTATTGTCATATACAAAGAAGCTAAAGATTACACTATGGAGGATTACTCTCTAATTATGAGTATCAACTTTGAGGCTGCTTACCACTTATCTGTACTTGCACACCCCTTTTTGAAAGCATCACATAGGGGCAATGTTGTCtttatttcttctatttctGGGGCTTCAGCATTACCCTATGAAGCTGTTTATGGAGCAACCAAAG GAGCAATGGATCAACTCACAAGATGCTTAGCATTTGAATGGGCAAAGGACAATATTCGTGTCAATGGCGTTGCACCGGGGGTTATTGCATCTTCTATGGTCGACATGACTATT caAGATCcagaacaaaaagaaaatttggacAAATTGATTGATAGATGTGCTCTACATAGAATGGGTGAGCCTAAAGAACTTGCAGCAGTTGTTgcatttctttgttttcctgCTGCTTCATATGTCACTGGCCAAATTATATATGTTGATGGTGGATTTATGGCTAATGGTGGATTTTAA